A stretch of DNA from Pseudanabaena sp. BC1403:
TTGCTAATATGTATGGGAGTGTCACCTAAATCAAAATATGACTACTACAGCACGAGAGCAATATATTGTGGATGCAAACGGTACTAAAACAGCCGTGATTTTAAGTATTGAGCAGTATGAGCAAATGCTAGAAGACATTCATGATTTAGCGATCATTGCTGAACGTCGAGTAGAACAGCCGATTAGTTTTGCTGAGATGAAAAAAAGACTAAATCTCAGTGGAAGTCTATAAAATCAATTTTCAATAGCCCTGCACTCAAGTGCGGTCTAAAAGCTCAAACCCGTTGAAACGGGTTAATTAACGGTATTCTGTAGTCCACTTCAGTGGACTTGAGCTTTTAGCCAAGAACTTGAGTTCTTGGTTTATTTATGTCCTAAGGGATTGATTTACAGCATGGGTGAAGAGATTTGTTTTGATGATTATTTGCGATCGCTGGTAAGTGCTTATCAGCAATGGTGGCGCTTGTATACGCTGACAGATGCGACGGGACGGGAATCGCAACGGGTGGAACGCGATCGCATTGCACCTGCTTTTTTTGATTTCGGCTTGATGGTGCAGGTGCAGACGGTGGACAAGGAAAAAGTAGAAAGTCAAAAGGAAAAAGGGGAAGAGGAAAAGAAGGAAAAAATTGAGCGGTTGCCTGTGCTGGAGGGGATCTGTAAGTATGCATCGGATCATGTGTTGCTGGTGGGTAGATCAGGATCGGGGAAGTCTACGGCTTTGGCGCGGTTGTTGTTACAGGAGGCGGAAAATGCGTTAAGCGATCGCTTAGCGAAAATTCCTGTGTTGGTGGAGTTGCGGTATTTGCCTTCGGAGGCGAATGAGTCTTCTGTATGCGATCGCATTCTTGCTTTTATGCACAAACACGATCCTGCTTTGAATATTGATGAGGCGGGGATTAAGCAGCTATTGCGTCAGGGGCGGTTGTTGCTGTTGGTGGATGGGGTGAATGAGTTGCCATCGGATCGCGGTCGCGCTCGGGTGAATCAATTTCGGGAGCTTTATCAAAAAACTTGCCCAATGATCTTTACGACGCGGGAGTTGAGTGCGGGTGGGGATTTGGGGATTGCCAAGCGGTTAGAGATGCAGCCTTTGACGGAGCCGCAGATGCAGCAGTTTGTGATGGCGTATTTGCCGAAGCAGGGGGAGAGATTGTTGCGGCAGTTGTCGGGACGGTTGCGGGAGTTTGGGCAAACACCTTTGTTGTTATGGATGCTTTGTTCGTTGTTTCAGCAGTCTGAGCAGATTCCACCGAATTTGGGTATGGTGTTTCGGGCGTTTACGGTGGGCTATAGAGATAGCAAGAAGGAGTTACTGTCAGAGCGCTTGCGGACATGGTGTGGACGGTTGTTACAGTATCTAGCGTTTAAGATGACTTGCGGCAAAAATCTGACAGATGCACGGGTGACGATTCCGCGTCAACAAGCAGAAAGTATTTTGGTTGATTTCTTGAAAGGAAAAGTAGAATATCCTGATGACTGTGCAATTAGATGGCTAAATGATTTACTAAAGCATCATTTAATTCAGATTAATAATGATCGCGTTGAATTTGAGCATCAATTAATTCAAGAATATTATGCGGCGGAGTGGTTGTTAGGACTATTAGAAAATCAACAAATCAGCTATGAACGATTACAGCATGACTATCTCAATTATTTGAAATGGACAGAACCTTTGGCGTTGATGTTGGAGTTGGTGGAGGGTGAGGAGCAGGCGGTGCGGGTGGTACGGCTGGCGCTGGAGGTAGATTTGCGGTTGGGGGCGAGGTTGGCTGGGGCGGTGAAGTATGAGTTTCAGGAAAAGACTGTTGGGTTGTTGATTCGGGAAATTGAGGAACGGGAAATACCTCAGGGGTCGGCGATTGAGCTTTTAGGAGAAACGAAATCTGATTATACGATCATATCCCTCTTGCAATTTTCTAAACAGCAAGATGCTGATAAGTGGATGAGTGCGCTAACTGCTATAGGAGCTATTGGTACAAATAAAGCTATCGAATCTCTTATCCAATGTCTCGAAGATCAAGATTTTGGTATTCGTATAACAGTAGTAGAGGTGCTAGGCTCAATTGGCAGTGATAATGCTATTGAATCCCTTCTTAAATCTCTCCATGATCAAAGTCCTCATGTTCGTACTAAGGTAATAGAAGCATTAGGCTTAATTGGCAATGATAGAGCAGTTGAATCTCTGATCCAAACCCTCGAAGATCAAGATTCTGATATTCGCATAAAATCAATAGAAGTGCTTGGTAAAATCGGCAACAAGCAAGCCGTTCAACCTCTTATTCAATCTCTCCAAGATCAAGATTCGTTTGTTTGTAGAAGAGCAGCAGAGGCATTGGGGGAGATTGGCGATGAAAGAGCTATTGAACCTCTTTTTGACATACTTAGAAATCGAGATTCTAATCGTAGTAGCGAGGTAGAGGCTCTAGGAAAAATCACAAATGACGAAACTATAAATCCTGTCTCTACTGATGAATTGGATATTCCTTGCCTATGGGAATTTTGTCAAAGTACTTGTGATTTATTAATTGCCGAAATAGATGATGCACCTAAAGCGGCATCAGAAGCTTTAGCTAGAATTGGAGGTGATCAAGTTGTAAAACATCTTATTGATGTCCTAAAAAGTTGTAGCGATGAAGTCCGCAGATTTGCAGTAGAAGCTTTGGGGATAATTGGTAGTGAAGAATCTATTGATGTTCTTATTGAATCTCTGCGCGATCCAATTTATGAAGTTCGTCAATATTCAGCAGAAGCATTAGGAAAAATCCGTAACAATAGATGTATCGCCCCTTTAATTGACTTACTCAAAGATAAAAATATCCTCGTTGTTGGAGAGGCAATATGTGCAATAGAAAAGATTGGCAACGATCAAGCTGCTGAAGATATTATCTGTAATCTCCAAGATGAAAATAATGATAATTATATTCGTAGAAATCTAATTGAGGCATTAGGGAAAATTGCCAGTGACAAAGGTATTTGTCATCTTATTAATATGCTTAATGACCCAAATCCTGATATTCGGGGACAAGTAGCAAAGATTTTAGGTAAAACTGGAAGTAGAATATCTGTTGAATCGCTCATTCAATCTCTCCAAGATCAAGAAACTAATGTTCGTAGTAAGGCAGTAGAGGCATTAGGGGAAATTGGAAGCGAACAAGCTATTGAACATATTATTGATTTACTTAAAGATAATAATCCCAATGTCCGCAAAAGTGCTGCAAGAGCTTTAGGTGAAATTGGGAATGAAAAAGCAGTTCAGCCTCTTATTGATGAAGTGTTTAATGATTTAGATCCCTATGTTCGTGAGAGTGTTGCGTGTGCATTGAGCCAAATTGGCTCTTACAATACGGTTGAGCCTCTAATAAAAGTCTTAAAAGATCAAGAACATTTTCCTTATGTTAGAGCAATTGCGGCAGAAGCATTAGGCAAAATTGGAGGTGAAGAATTTGTTGAACATCTTATTGATTTGCTGAAAGATGAAAATTCTTATATTGTCGAGAGCGTAGCAGAGGTAATGGGTAAAATCGGCGGTAAAAAAGCACTTCATCATCTTATTGAGAGTTTCAACTTCCGCGATGTTAATTTTAATTATTCAAATGTACAAAATAAATTAATAGGCGCATTAGAAAATATTGGCGGTAAACAAGCAATTGAATCACTTATTCAATCTCTGAAATATTGCGGTTTTGATATGCATTTGCGGGTACAAGAGGCGTTGATTAATATAACTAAAAACGATCGCAACTTACCCACCCTCACCCAACAACTCCCCCATCTCCTCACCCTCATCCCTACAGAAGCCAGCCAAGAAGCCCTCTCAGTCATCACCGCCATACAAGCCCGATGCAAATACTACAACTACGACATAGCTCAAACACCTTTACCCCCTGAAGATAAATCCAATCCAAAAGACTCGCAGAACACATTCAATGCACCAGTAGGTCAAGTAGTTATTGGAAATCTAATAGTACAGGGTGATAATATTGCCACACAAAACAACCAAAAAGCACCTGAGTCCTAACCAACCACCAAACATTACCCAACGAGAAAGATATGACCTTTAACTTCAACGCCCCCGTAGGACAAGTCATCGCAGGCGATCAAACCGTCACAGGCGACAACATCGGCACACAAAACAACTACTACGGCACAGACGACCCCAACACCCAACAACTAGCCAAAGAACTCGTTGAAATCCTGCAAGGAATCGTCCCCCAAATCTCCGATCCCACCAGCGAAGCAGGCAAAGAAATCATCACCGCCGCCGCAATGGAAGAGATAGAAAACAAACCACCCCTTAAAGATCGTCTAGTTGCTGCTCTCACAGCAGGTGCATTTGAAGCCATCAAAAAAATTGCCAAAAATGATTTTGTTGAAGTCTTCCTTACTGCCTTCAAAGCAGGAATTGAAGCCAAACCTAAAAAGTAAAGCTCCTATTCTAGATATCAGCCGTATCAAAAAGTGAAACTTATGACAGTACAAGACCTAGCGATCGCCAAAATCCAACATCTTCCCAATGAACTCGCTCAGGAAGTCAGTGACTTTATTGACTTTCTCATGCTCAAACAAGACAACCAACGCTGGCAGCAATGGACGCAATTTAGCGAATCCCTAACCATCAGCGAATCCGACTTTAGCGACTATCTCAAAAATCTAGAAGACTACGAAGAAAGACTAGTACGAGAAGAAATAAAATTTTAAAATGCATGTTTAGCATGACATCCGTGTTATTATGCTAAATCATGATTGTCTCATTCAAAAATCAAGGCACTGAAGACATCTTCAACGGCAAAAACTCTCAGGAGGCAAGAAAAGTTTGTCCAGCATCCATTTGTAAAGTTGCAACCCGCAAACTCGACCAAATCAACGCCGCAACTACCCTCAACGATCTGCGCGTTCCACCCAACAATCGACTAGAAGCATTAGCAGGCGATCGTAAAGGTCAGCATAGTATTCGCATCAATAATCAATATCGAATTTGCTTTATCTGGACTAGCACAGGTGCAAATCAAGTAGAAATTGTAGATTATCACTAAGTTAAAGATAGAAGTATTAAATATGACACGCATACCAACCCATCGCCCACCAACCCACGCAGGGGAAATGTTATTAGAAGAATTTCTCATTCCGTTGGGATTAACGCAGCAAGAA
This window harbors:
- a CDS encoding DUF2281 domain-containing protein — protein: MTVQDLAIAKIQHLPNELAQEVSDFIDFLMLKQDNQRWQQWTQFSESLTISESDFSDYLKNLEDYEERLVREEIKF
- a CDS encoding HEAT repeat domain-containing protein; protein product: MGEEICFDDYLRSLVSAYQQWWRLYTLTDATGRESQRVERDRIAPAFFDFGLMVQVQTVDKEKVESQKEKGEEEKKEKIERLPVLEGICKYASDHVLLVGRSGSGKSTALARLLLQEAENALSDRLAKIPVLVELRYLPSEANESSVCDRILAFMHKHDPALNIDEAGIKQLLRQGRLLLLVDGVNELPSDRGRARVNQFRELYQKTCPMIFTTRELSAGGDLGIAKRLEMQPLTEPQMQQFVMAYLPKQGERLLRQLSGRLREFGQTPLLLWMLCSLFQQSEQIPPNLGMVFRAFTVGYRDSKKELLSERLRTWCGRLLQYLAFKMTCGKNLTDARVTIPRQQAESILVDFLKGKVEYPDDCAIRWLNDLLKHHLIQINNDRVEFEHQLIQEYYAAEWLLGLLENQQISYERLQHDYLNYLKWTEPLALMLELVEGEEQAVRVVRLALEVDLRLGARLAGAVKYEFQEKTVGLLIREIEEREIPQGSAIELLGETKSDYTIISLLQFSKQQDADKWMSALTAIGAIGTNKAIESLIQCLEDQDFGIRITVVEVLGSIGSDNAIESLLKSLHDQSPHVRTKVIEALGLIGNDRAVESLIQTLEDQDSDIRIKSIEVLGKIGNKQAVQPLIQSLQDQDSFVCRRAAEALGEIGDERAIEPLFDILRNRDSNRSSEVEALGKITNDETINPVSTDELDIPCLWEFCQSTCDLLIAEIDDAPKAASEALARIGGDQVVKHLIDVLKSCSDEVRRFAVEALGIIGSEESIDVLIESLRDPIYEVRQYSAEALGKIRNNRCIAPLIDLLKDKNILVVGEAICAIEKIGNDQAAEDIICNLQDENNDNYIRRNLIEALGKIASDKGICHLINMLNDPNPDIRGQVAKILGKTGSRISVESLIQSLQDQETNVRSKAVEALGEIGSEQAIEHIIDLLKDNNPNVRKSAARALGEIGNEKAVQPLIDEVFNDLDPYVRESVACALSQIGSYNTVEPLIKVLKDQEHFPYVRAIAAEALGKIGGEEFVEHLIDLLKDENSYIVESVAEVMGKIGGKKALHHLIESFNFRDVNFNYSNVQNKLIGALENIGGKQAIESLIQSLKYCGFDMHLRVQEALINITKNDRNLPTLTQQLPHLLTLIPTEASQEALSVITAIQARCKYYNYDIAQTPLPPEDKSNPKDSQNTFNAPVGQVVIGNLIVQGDNIATQNNQKAPES
- a CDS encoding prevent-host-death family protein, whose product is MTTTAREQYIVDANGTKTAVILSIEQYEQMLEDIHDLAIIAERRVEQPISFAEMKKRLNLSGSL
- a CDS encoding type II toxin-antitoxin system RelE/ParE family toxin; amino-acid sequence: MIVSFKNQGTEDIFNGKNSQEARKVCPASICKVATRKLDQINAATTLNDLRVPPNNRLEALAGDRKGQHSIRINNQYRICFIWTSTGANQVEIVDYH